In Ailuropoda melanoleuca isolate Jingjing chromosome 7, ASM200744v2, whole genome shotgun sequence, one genomic interval encodes:
- the SEC16A gene encoding protein transport protein Sec16A isoform X6 has product MQPPPQAAPSGVVGPPPAGTPQSMFWSNRPYRRQANNNAPVTPITCPLQPVTDPFAFSRQTLQNTSLGGSSKSSPPMLQGPAPPAFLQRPGLPVPHTNSGDTPQGPVSQPRADGGLFASVLTPSAPSEPEVNRSAEVAPSSEPEVQTLPYSQYIPGAGADSSHGGHPHTNVLGPDRLLSSQNPPDSAAALAPSPFFPQPRQQMPGQWGPGQGGPQPSGQHYWPRPEGPVQNAVPHTSSVSQFPAPANPHLGPGHEQFSSLVSLPGSLASDGSNEVAYLQSGNHSRNNFDPENAFRQNSRAGNTWASQELRPSPGVNKEQLPDLALVNPLAQGNSPESHLHYPPGAGTSRALSEADSGALSMFFQGGETENEENLSSEKTDTAGQSDFDGFSPSPALGHPPVHVGAGGIYQALPKGSNSEAAQQGGHPQPYFFQSAGAQPDRPTAASAAVAAWGSAASAGAHAASSSQSENVEDLEFIQNQEVLPSEPLSLDPSSPSDQVRYGPLPGPAVPRLGVVGHAGGGGPNLEAPDSTPHPVRSDSVSSGYSSKSHRNLSSAARPQDVGTFIQQEVGKPEDESSGSFFKQIDSSPVGGETNGTTVSQNHHSSLSQTSAPSPPKPTGIFQTSANSSFEPVKSHLVGVKPVEADRANVVGEVRGTIAHQKQCRPAAAPPDTSPGNLEQPPDNMETLFTLQACSPPFPVPVEPGYGLVHAGGPPLETVPLAAEKRPLARAQGAVKCDSPVTTLWAQNELPDFGGNVLLAPAAPALHVPVKSQPSEVIQPPDEGTSAPQSQQPGSGLPLHSGDGIGASENLENPPKMGEEEALPSQVTKDAQEQRGPERAQQEPAPPPPQGPKATCTDPSNPGGPPVQGQPQNSVPPPASPAPADAGQPLPPRPPRSSSASVVSTSSSQAAMRSDQHWLQPPPPDLASYYYYRPLYDGYQSHYPSPYPPEPGTAPLYYQDVYGLYEPRYRPYDSAASAYAESYRYSEPERPSSRASHCSDRPAARPGYPDGYYSSKSGWSSQSDHYADYYSGQYDYADPGRWDRCHYGSRFRDPRTWDRRYWYDAEYDAYRKESYAYGDRPERYDDPWRYDPRFTGSFDDDPEPHRDPYGEEADRRSVHSERSAQSLRSSFSSHSRQSQVYRNHGVTAAPYEAPHPPGSLPGDYAYGAYGSNFGGAQGFPEYGYPAEAGWPSTEQAPSRPTSPEKFSVPHVCARFGPGGQLIKVIPNLPSEGQPTLVEIHSMETLLQHTPEQEELRSFPGPLGKDDTHKVDVINFAQNKATKCLQNENLIDKESASLLWNFIVLLCRQNGTVVGTDLAELLLRDHKTAWLPGKSPNEANLIDFTNEAVEQVEEEESGEAQLSFLTDSQAASSSALEKETERFRELLLYGRKKDALESAMKNALWGHALLLASKMDSRTHARVMTRFANSLPINDPLQTVYQLMSGRMPAASTCCGDEKWGDWRPHLAMVLSNLSSNVDVESRAMATMGDTLASKGLLDAAHFCYLMAQVGLGLYTKKTTKLVLIGSNHSLPFLKFATNEAIQRTEAYEYARSLGAQTCSFPSFQVFKFIYSCRLAEMGLATQAFHYCEVIAKSILLQPHKYSPVLISQLVQIASQLRLFDPQLREKPEEEAFVEPAWLVRLQSVDKQVKEGATAWSQDGTFPQRCPSTPSSEAGQYDGPALSQPGGPGTGNPLLAPPVPSTEHFGQGVRLLPSAPPTLPDSHLALPARVPLFPVPSPPGPVELGPGCGPSGAALSFPEPSGPDPVAPYTAPGLPPGAPPLQESEHAPQEARSQDPGVMPPEVLVRNSLLELREEGLGGKLADLGSSMMSQDSEVPPGWECAGSGALQPPTSTPEVKRPAPAARKEAKEPKKSGESWFSRWLPGKKRTEAHLPDDKNKSIVWDEKKNRWVDVNEPEEEKKAPPPPPTSLPKSPLTVPSGPGGPPRASVNMFSRKAAGARARYVDVFNPGGPQRSEPALAPAEFFAPLAPLPIPAHLFGPNTGAEEAPPAEGAGREGQAPMGGPANPEPASEPQAFSSAAAFPGPELPHTREDGSQGGEAPSDHPPAGGAPGAAVPFYSPAQFTQASAPSGGSRMGRIGQRKYPALS; this is encoded by the exons ATGCAGCCACCACCCCAGGCAGCCCCATCAGGCGTGGTTGGGCCACCTCCAGCTGGGACTCCTCAGAGCATGTTCTGGTCCAACAGACCATATAGAAGACAGGCAAATAACAATGCACCCGTGACTCCAATAACTTGCCCACTGCAGCCAGTGACCGATCCATTTGCTTTTAGTAGACAGACGCTACAAAATACATCGTTAGGCGGTTCGTCCAAAAGCAGCCCGCCCATGCTGCAAGGCCCAGCCCCACCAGCGTTCCTTCAGCGCCCTGGTCTGCCTGTGCCTCACACAAATTCTGGGGATACCCCCCAAGGACCGGTGTCGCAGCCCAGAGCAGATGGCGGTCTTTTTGCCAGCGTGTTGACCCCTTCAGCACCATCGGAGCCCGAGGTGAACAGGAGTGCTGAGGTTGCTCCCAGCTCAGAACCCGAAGTTCAGACTCTGCCGTATTCTCAGTACATTCCAGGAGCGGGTGCTGACAGTTCTCACGGAGGCCATCCGCACACAAACGTGCTTGGGCCTGATAGGCTCCTGAGCAGCCAGAACCCGCCTGACAGTGCTGCAGCGTTAGCACCAtcccctttcttccctcagcCTCGTCAGCAAATGCCAGGACAGTGGGGACCCGGGCAGGGAGGCCCACAACCCTCAGGTCAACATTATTGGCCCCGCCCAGAAGGACCTGTTCAGAACGCGGTGCCTCATACCTCCAGCGTTTCTCAGTTCCCTGCTCCGGCCAACCCGCATCTTGGTCCTGGCCACGAGCAGTTCAGCTCACTGGTGTCTTTGCCAGGATCCTTAGCCAGTGATGGAAGCAATGAGGTGGCCTACCTGCAAAGTGGAAAccattcaagaaataattttgatCCTGAAAATGCATTCAGGCAAAATTCTAGGGCTGGGAATACTTGGGCGAGCCAGGAGCTCAGGCCAAGTCCAGGAGTGAATAAAGAGCAGTTGCCAGACCTTGCTCTTGTTAATCCCCTTGCTCAGGGAAATAGCCCAGAAAGCCATTTGCACTACCCCCCAGGGGCTGGGACCAGCCGAGCCCTGTCAGAAGCGGACTCGGGGGCTCTCTCCATGTTTTTTCagggtggggagacagaaaatGAGGAGAACCTCTCATCTGAAAAAACAGACACTGCTGGTCAGTCTGACTTCGACGGCTTCTCCCCCAGCCCCGCGCTTGGTCACCCTCCTGTACATGTGGGAGCAGGCGGCATTTACCAGGCCCTTCCCAAAGGTTCCAACAGTGAGGCCGCGCAGCAGGGAGGACACCCGCAaccttatttttttcagtctgcAGGCGCCCAGCCTGATCGACCCACCGCGGCCAGCGCTGCCGTCGCTGCGTGGGGCAGTGCAGCAAGTGCAGGGGCGCATGCGGCCAGCAGCTCGCAGTCTGAGAATGTGGAAGACCTAGAATTCATTCAGAATCAAGAAGTTCTGCCAAGTGAGCCCCTGAGTTTGGATCCTTCCTCCCCAAGCGATCAGGTCAGATACGGGCCCCTTCCTGGGCCAGCCGTCCCCAGGCTCGGTGTTGTGGGCCACGCTGGAGGTGGGGGTCCAAATCTCGAGGCCCCGGATTCAACGCCACACCCCGTGCGGTCTGATAGCGTGTCATCCGGTTACAGCAGCAAGAGCCACAGGAATCTTTCGAGTGCAGCCAGGCCCCAAGACGTAGGTACTTTCATTCAGCAAGAAGTTGGAAAACCTGAAGATGAGTCTTCGGGGAGTTTTTTTAAGCAAATTGATTCTTCTCCTGTGGGAGGAGAGACAAACGGGACCACCGTGAGCCAGAATCACCACAGCAGCCTGTCCCAGACCTCAGCCCCAAGCCCCCCAAAACCCACTGGAATATTTCAGACAAGCGCAAATAGTTCTTTTGAACCAGTGAAATCCCACTTAGTTGGAGTAAAACCCGTCGAGGCCGATCGCGCCAACGTGGTGGGTGAGGTGAGAGGGACCATTGCCCACCAGAAGCAGTGCAGACCCGCTGCTGCCCCACCCGACACTTCCCCCGGCAACCTGGAGCAGCCACCGGACAACATGGAGACCCTGTTCACACTCCAGGCCTGCTCTCCGCCCTTTCCCGTACCTGTGGAGCCCGGGTACGGGCTCGTACATGCCGGGGGGCCACCCTTGGAAACTGTGCCCCTGGCAGCTGAGAAAAGGCCTTTGGCCAGAGCCCAGGGAGCCGTGAAGTGTGATAGCCCAGTGACAACGTTGTGGGCACAGAACGAGTTGCCAGATTTTGGAGGCAACGTCCTTCTAGCCCCAGCTGCTCCTGCGTTGCACGTGCCCGTGAAATCACAGCCATCCGAAGTGATCCAGCCGCCAGATGAGGGCACGTCCGCTCCGCAGTCCCAGCAGCCAGGCTCCGGCCTCCCTCTGCACAGTGGGGACGGCATTGGTGCTTCTGAGAACCTCGAGAACCCTCCCAAGATGGGAGAAGAGGAGGCCCTCCCGTCACAG GTGACAAAAGACGCTCAGGAACAGCGTGGCCCAGAGAGAGCCCAGCAAGAGCCAGCACCACCTCCCCCACAAGGGCCCAAAGCAACATGTACAGATCCTTCAAACCCAGGAGGTCCACCCGTGCAGGGACAGCCCCAGAACTCGGTCCCACCACCCGCAAGCCCAGCTCCAGCTGACGCAGGTCAGCCGCTGCCGCCTCGGCCGCCTCGGTCTTCCAGCGCATCGGTCGTGTCTACCAGCTCGAGCCAGGCAGCCATGCGGTCAGACCAGCACTGGCTGCAGCCGCCTCCTCCAGACTTGGCATCTTACTACTATTACAGACCCTTGTATGATGGCTACCAGTCCCATTACCCCTCGCCATACCCACCGGAGCCTGGCACGGCCCCCCTCTATTACCAG GACGTCTATGGCCTGTACGAGCCCAGGTACAGGCCCTATGACAGTGCGGCGTCTGCCTATGCTGAGAGCTACCGCTACTCCGAGCCTGAGCGACCCAGCTCCCGAGCAAGTCACTGCTCAGACCGGCCAGCTGCCAG GCCAGGGTACCCTGACGGTTACTACAGTTCCAAAAGTGGGTGGAGCAGCCAGAGCGACCACTATGCGGATTATTACTCCGGCCAGTACGATTACGCAG ACCCAGGTCGCTGGGACCGGTGCCACTATGGTTCCAGATTCAGGGATCCCCGCACCTGGGACCGGAGGTATTGGTATGATGCTGAATACGACGCGTACAGGAAGGAAAGCTATGCTTATGGCGACAG GCCCGAGAGGTACGACGACCCCTGGAGGTACGACCCTCGCTTCACCGGCAGTTTTGACGACGACCCCGAGCCCCACAGGGACCCGTACGGGGAAGAGGCAGACAGGCGCAGCGTGCACAGCGAGCGCTCGGCCCAGAGCCTGCGCAGCAGTTTCAGCTCCCACTCACGTCAG AGTCAGGTTTACAGAAATCACGGCGTGACTGCTGCTCCCTATGAGGCCCCAcaccccccaggctccctgcccggCGATTACGCCTACGGGGCCTATGGCAGCAATTTTGGCGGTGCCCAGGGCTTCCCAGAGTACGGCTACCCCGCCGAAGCTGGCTGGCCCTCCACGGAGCAAG CTCCGTCAAGACCAACTTCTCCTGAGAAGTTCTCAGTGCCTCATGTCTGTGCCAGGTTCGGGCCTGGGGGTCAGCTCATTAAAGTGATTCCGAACCTGCCTTCGGAGGGACAGCCCACGCTGGTTGAGATTCACAGCATGGAG ACTTTGCTGCAGCACACGCCGGAGCAGGAGGAACTGCGCTCGTTCCCAGGACCGCTCGGCAA AGATGACACCCATAAAGTGGATGTTATTAATTTTGCACAGAACAAAGCTACAAAATGTTTGCAGAACGAAAATTTAATTGACAAAGAGTCTGCAAGTCTCCTTTGGAATTTCATTGTTCTCTTGTGCAGACAGAATGGG ACCGTGGTGGGAACAGACCTTGCAGAGCTTTTGTTACGAGACCACAAAACTGCGTGGCTTCCTGGGAAGTCACCCAACGAGGCCAACCTGATTGATTTTACTAACGAGGCTGTGGAGCAAGTGGAGGAAGAGGAGTCCGGGGAGGCCCAGCTCTCGTTTCTGACTGACAGCCAAGCAGCTAGCAGCAGTGCTCTGGAAAAGGAGACGGAGAGGTTCCGGGAGCTGCTGCTGTACGGCCGTAAGAAG GATGCTTTAGAGTCTGCGATGAAAAACGCCTTATGGGGTCATGCTCTGTTACTTGCAAGTAAGATGGACAGCCGGACACACGCCCGTGTCATGACCAG GTTCGCCAACAGTCTTCCGATCAACGACCCTTTGCAGACAGTGTACCAGCTGATGTCGGGGCGGATGCCTGCTGCGTCCACG TGTTGCGGAGATGAGAAGTGGGGAGATTGGAGACCACATCTTGCTATGGTTTTGTCCAACCTGAGCAGCAACGTGGATGTGGAGTCCAGGGCGATGGCCACCATGGGTGACACTCTGG CTTCGAAAGGTCTCCTCGATGCTGCGCATTTCTGCTACCTCATGGCCCAGGTCGGACTGGGGCTctatacaaagaaaaccacaaaacttgTCTTAATTGGATCGAACCACAG TTTGCCGTTTTTAAAGTTTGCCACCAACGAAGCTATTCAGAGGACGGAAGCCTACGAATATGCCCGGTCTCTCGGGGCACAGAcctgctccttccccagtttCCAG GTGTTCAAGTTCATCTACTCCTGCCGCCTGGCCGAGATGGGGCTGGCCACGCAGGCGTTTCACTACTGCGAGGTGATTGCCAAGAGCATCTTGCTGCAGCCCCACAAGTACTCGCCCGTGCTCATCAGCCAGCTGGTGCAG ATCGCGTCCCAGCTGCGCCTCTTCGACCCGCAGCTGAGAGAGAAGCCGGAGGAGGAGGCCTTTGTGGAGCCCGCCTGGTTGGTCCGGCTGCAGAGTGTGGACAAGCAGGTCAAG GAGGGCGCCACGGCGTGGAGTCAGGACGGGACCTTCCCCCAGCGCTGTCCCAGCACCCCGAGCTCAGAGGCGGGGCAGTATGACGGGCCAGCACTCTCCCAGCCGGGGGGCCCGGGCACCGGCAATCCGCTGCTGGCACCACCTGTGCCCAGCACTGAGCACTTTGGCCAGGGGGTGCGGCTGCTGCCTTCAG CTCCGCCGACGCTCCCCGACAGCCATCTGGCCCTGCCCGCCAGGGTGCCCCTGTTCCCGGTGCCCTCGCCCCCGGGCCCTGTTGAGCTGGGGCCTGGCTGTGGACCCTCGGGGGCTGCCCTTAGCTTTCCAGAGCCCTCTGGGCCTGACCCCGTGGCTCCGTACACGGCGCCTGGCCTGCCACCTGGCGCACCACCTCTGCAAGAAAGTGAGCATGCGCCCCAGGAGGCCCGGAGCCAGGACCCAG GGGTGATGCCACCGGAGGTGCTTGTTAGAAACTCGCTTCTGGAGCTGAGAGAAGAGGGTCTTGGCGGAAAATTGGCTGATCTg GGCTCCTCCATGATGTCACAGGACTCCGAGGTCCCCCCGGGGTGGGAGTGTGCCGGCTCCGGTGCTCTGCAGCCACCGACGTCCACGCCCGAAGTGAAGAGACCTGCGCCAGCAGCCAGGAAAGAGGCCAAGGAGCCCAAGAAG AGTGGCGAGTCCTGGTTCTCTCGTTGGCTCCCTgggaagaaaaggacagaagCTCATTTGCCAGACGACAAGAACAAATCG ATCGTCTGGGATGAGAAGAAGAACCGATGGGTGGACGTGAATGAGCCAGAGGAGGAG AAGAAGGCTCCGCCCCCACCACCAACCTCGCTCCCCAAGTCTCCACTCACTGTGCCCTCCGGTCCTGGAGGGCCCCCGAGGGCTTCTGTGAACATGTTTTCTAGGAAAGCAG CTGGAGCCAGAGCACGCTACGTGGATGTTTTCAACCCGGGGGGGCCCCAGCGGAGTGAGCCAGCTCTTGCTCCAGCAGAGTTCTTTGCTCCTCTTGCCCCGCTCCCGATTCCTGCTCACTTGTTTGGACCAAACACAG GCGCAGAGGAAGCCCCGCCTGCAGAGGGGGCTGGCAGGGAAGGGCAGGCGCCCATGGGGGGTCCGGCCAACCCAGAGCCGGCCTCGGAGCCCCAG GCGTTCAGCTCGGCGGCGGCGTTCCCTGGCCCTGAGCTCCCACACACCCGCGAGGACGGCTCCCAGGGCGGAGAG GCTCCCAGCGACCACCCCCCTGCAGGGGGCGCCCCCGGGGCAGCCGTGCCCTTCTACAGCCCCGCTCAGTTCACACAG